AATACCTACTCGGTCGAATAGACGCCCAAAGAAAAGGGCGGAAAGAGCATCAACACCCATAGCAACAGCGTAAAAGACAGGAATCCACTCATCAGAGGCAACAGAGACCTTTTTGAAATGGTATGCGATCAACGGAAAATCCGCGTATCCTACTGCGATCATGGCTACGGCGGCAAGATAGAACCAAAATGTTTTTGGAAAACCCTTGCCTTCCAATTTTAATGGGCCAACCTCAAAATCACGCGGACGTGGATAGAGAAATCGTGCTATCATAAGAATACACAGGGCTAAGAGAGCTGGCACTAATAAAATACTGAAGGCGGCCTTATAGCCTCCTCTGAAGTATAGAACCGCAGAGACTATGAGAGGACCAATAACTGCGCCGATTTGATCTAGAGCCTCGTGTAACCCAAATCCCCAGCCTCGCCCAATTTCTTTAGTGGCATGTGAAAGCATAGCATCACGGGTAGGCGTGCGAATTCCTTTTCCTATTCGCTCTGTAATCATGAGAAAAGCAGCGGTTTCCCAGCGTCCCGCCAGCGCCAGTAGAGGAACTGCGAGCATATTCACTGCGTATCCTAAGATTGTTATTGCCCAATATTTCCCGGTTCGATCGCTGATATATCCGGAAACGAGGCGTAGAGCATAGCCGACGAGTTCTCCAAGCCC
The window above is part of the Thermodesulfobacteriota bacterium genome. Proteins encoded here:
- a CDS encoding MFS transporter; the encoded protein is MEYQPMPPERNNSILKRSALRFVILVGVVSLFADMTYEGARSINGQYLAVFGASATIVGFVSGLGELVGYALRLVSGYISDRTGKYWAITILGYAVNMLAVPLLALAGRWETAAFLMITERIGKGIRTPTRDAMLSHATKEIGRGWGFGLHEALDQIGAVIGPLIVSAVLYFRGGYKAAFSILLVPALLALCILMIARFLYPRPRDFEVGPLKLEGKGFPKTFWFYLAAVAMIAVGYADFPLIAYHFKKVSVASDEWIPVFYAVAMGVDALSALFFGRLFDRVGISILILVSLLSSLFAPLVFLGGFDFALLGMALWGVGMGAQESIMRAAVAGMVSIDKRGSAYGIFNTGYGVSWFLGSVLMGVLYDKSIPSLIIFSVVMQLASVPLLFIIRNWHK